A segment of the Trifolium pratense cultivar HEN17-A07 linkage group LG7, ARS_RC_1.1, whole genome shotgun sequence genome:
ATCATGCTTTGGTTTTCAGCTGAAGAATTAATTACTAAAGAGGAAGTCAAAGTGATTATTGGTATGGAAACATGGCAAGAAGCAGCTCTGGTTGCTGACCTTGGAGCCAAGTTTCAAATACcaacaatttcattttcttctcctCCATTATTAGTCTCTTCATCATCAACGCAACTTCGTTGGCCTTTCCTGATTCAAATGGCACAAAATCATTCCATACAAATGAACTATATAGCTGATACTGTCCATGCTTTAAACTCTCAGAAGGTTATAGTTATATATGAAGACAACCCTTATAGTAGCGATTTTGGAATGTTAAGCCTCTTATCTGAGGCACTCGAAAAGGCTAACTCGAAGATTGAGTATCAATTAGTTCTTCcaccattcaattttttatctgATCCAAAATGGTTTGTTCTCGACGAATTGTTGAAGTTGTTTCCGTTAAAATCTCGTGTTTTTATTGTACTTCAAGCATCGTTACCTATGGTGAATCATTTGTTTAGAGAAGCTAAGAAAATTGGATTATTGGAGAAAGATTCATCTTGGATAATCAATGAAGAGATTACAAGCATGTTGGATTGTATAGATAAATCTGTTTTATCTTCTATGGAAGGTGTTTTGGGAATCAAAGTCAACTATTCTACAAGCTCTAGTGCTTATACTCAATTGTGTGAAAATTTCAAAGCTGAGCATACAGAAAAAGTTGAGTCCAAACCAGGATCAAAGGTTTTGCTAGCTTATGATAGTATTTCAATTGTCACAAAAGctttagagaaaatgaaaactaattcaattagttCAAAGATGTTATTGGAGGAAATGGTATCTTCCAATTTCAATGGCTTAATTGGAAATATAAGATTCAAAGAAAGACAACTATCCTACACTCCAATATTAAGAGTCATAAAAGTGGTTATTAATGACAAGAAACTTACGGAATTGGACTTTTGGCCACCAAATTTGAAGTTTGCTGCAAGTGATGGTACTACAGAAACTAAGACATGGAAAGTACCTACTCATACAAACCCTTTAAAAGTTGCAATTCCTATGTATCCTTCAGGGGATAAATTTTtgaaagtctctcaaaatcatTCTGCTACCGGTTTTTGTATTGATCTTTTCAATGGTATCCGAGAAATTTTGAGTGACAAGTATTCCGGTCTTCCCTATAGATTTTACACTTTCACTGAATCTTATGATACTATTCTACCGAAAGTCATAGATGGGGTAAGCTCaacttgtatttttttgttttatgatttcATTTGTCTCTTTCATTATATGCATTTCACACACAAATGACATAACAAAGGATAGCATGTATATCACAGATATAGCAGCTTCTCAAAACTAAGTGTATATTGGATTTGACGGTGATTTTGGCAGAATCACGGTTTagtgattttgtcaaaaactACATTTTGAAACTTAAACAAAATCAGTGTCACCATGTCAAATTCACTGATTCAAAACATGCACtaaagcaaaagaaaatatttttcaaaaaaatgaagaaggAAGCTAATACTATTGCAGACCTATGACGCTATTGTAGGAGATATAACAATACTTTCCGAGCGATCAAGGAATGTATCATTCACTCAACCATATACCGAGTCGGGCTTATCGCTCATATTTTCTGCTGAAAATGAAGACTCAGCATGGTTGtttatgaaaccatttagctgggaAATGTGGTTTGCAACCATTGGAATCCTCATCTACACAATGATTATCCTTTGGTTCTTGGAACATCACTTGAATCCTAAATCCGGTGGACCATTGAAAAATCAGATCAGCACCACTATGTGGTTTActttttcttctctattttttGCTCACAGTAAGTCTTGATTACAAAAGTTCATAACTTTGTCATTTTCTTTTTCGCTATATTTCATAGAGTTTTGGTTGCGTCTAactcaacttttacaaaaccggcttgtaatgTGAGGACAGACCCCAGTTATAAACTTATGTTCAGGTTTTGTCCTATCCAATATGAGAGTCTTAAGCTTGAGCTTCTTCACTTGTAAATTCCTTTTCCAAACTAATTACATGATATTTCAGGGGAGAAAATAAACAGCAACTCGGCAAAAGTAGTAGTTGGAGTATGGTTATTTCTTGTGTTGGTTCTAACTTCAAGCTACACTGCAAATCTTTCATCATTGCTTACTGTCCAAAAACTGAGGTCTGAGAGAGACATTGAATGgcttaaacaaaacaaactacCAGTTGGTTGTGATAACAAGAGTACCTTTCTAAAGGACTACTTGGTCCAAGTGTATGATTTCCCTACGGACCAAGTTGTAGATATCGAGAATGAACAAGACATTGTGGATAAATTCAAGAGCAAGAAAATTTCTGCTATCTTTACTGAGAGCCCATATGTGAAGGTTTTCTTGAATAAACACTGCAAAGATTACACTGCAACTACTGCAGCCTATAAATTTGGAGGAATGGGATTTGTAAGTGCCTGCAATTTCTTTGGCctctttactttatttttaaggcttaaatatgcaaatGGTCCCTGCACTTACtggtcatttgagttttagtccctgaacTTTATTTTTAAGGCTTCATGCTATATGGTGTTTGCAGGTATTTCAAAAAGGGGCTCCAATAGCAAGAGACTTTTCTGAGGCCATTCTAACACTAGCAGAAAATGGAAGACTACAAGCTTTGGAAGAGTATTGGTTAACACCTCCTAATAAATGCTCAAACAACTCACCTTCTCCAAAAACTGAGAGCCTGACCCTTGGCAAATTTTGGGGACTTTATGTCATATGTGCTGCCACTTCCACCATCTGCTTAGGACTAGCCTTATTGAACAAGTATTTCCGTAAACATAACCACGTTGAAGATGAAGCTCATCAACTTCCTCAAAGAGATGTAATCGCCATAcctgataataataataataataataataataataataataataataataataataataataataataatagtgattTGAAGAAATCATTTAGATGTGGTAGAGTATTACATAATGGAAATATCATGACTTTAAATAAATCTGCAACTTTTGGAGGTAGTTTAGGTGTACGTCGTAGAAATTCACCAAGGTTGGAAAGTGTAATCATTTCTGATGAACTGCGCAATCCACAATGTGCCCAATCAGCTGTCATAGAAATGATGTAATGTCACAAACTTAGATACATTGATTATAATTCAGTATAGATGTATATAGATTCACATGTTAGTTGTTCACTGTTCTGCATATATCTTAGCTAGCCTTAAACACTCCAACctgtatttatttattcttagtCATTGTAGTAGTAGTACTAATTACTCTTAAGCATTAACTTGAAAACCTTGTTAGCATGTATAATATATCCAATATGAAATAAGTTGCTACTAGCTAACACACATGCAGAGTCCTGGCAAAAAAGATGTTTATGCTTTTCTGTCTCGCGTGTAACAAACCAACGTTATGTAGCACAAATGATAGATATTTAATTCCTTTAATCATTTGGTTCGAGGTTCGATTTATGGCCAGTgcgtatgaaaaaatatttattgggaAAAATCAATCTCTCAAATGAATCTCAATTACCGTGAGAGATTTAAGTACCACGTAACACAAAATATGCTAAAcatatcaatcgttagttgattcactagtgattgacgctgaacttggtagaaaggactacggttcgatcccccgcaacaaCGATCGGGAGAGGGTTGAAACAACTTAATGCAGGAACTGACCCTCGAACCAAATAAAACTAGtgatgaaagaaaaagaaaacaatgcTAAACGTAAGGCTCTATGTTTTTAATATTCAGTATGCATGTTGGACTATGTACTTATGACCAGTCAGTTCCTCCATGGAATGTTATATACTTACAAATTTTCAAACCCAAATTTTTTAGGAATTTTCTTTTGCCAGCTACTcattttctcgcgcgccctacgaATTTACAAAAATACCCTGTGTTTGATATTTAGGTAGTGGAACACCTTACCAACTTTGTAGCGGATgacatttttcaaaattttcttatttttataatggcCGCTATTTAAGTAACGGAAGAGTATAAATGAAAACACACGTAGGATGCGCAAGAAATAGGTAGAATGACAACAGAATATCTCAATTTCTTATGCAGATTCCAAATTCATTACATAATTTCCAACCATGTTATAATtgagtattgggtctaactcatttTACAAAACTGACTTATAATGTGAGATTGTCACCGAAGTGAGACTTCGTTTAACAAGACCTAAACGTAACAATAATTAGTTATAGCACCAAAATGAAatcaataaataagttaagggagaaaatatttaatttaatcaataatttatgatagttgtactctatttttagTGAGGAATATAGTAAGAACAATGCCATCTGACAAAGTTGCTGCTCCTCACAAAGACTTTCCCTAATTCCCTCCCTTAAGAGGTGCTATGACTTTGTCTATTCTCAATTCCGTCTAGTTATTCAACAACTTGCAATCCTTGTCTATTTTCTTCTCATACCAAACTTTTTCTTGAAGTAGTATATGGAGTGAACATCATAATTGACAAAGTCAAATGTTCAATTTTCATGTTCGAATTATTCTTATATGGTCACGTGaccaaatataattttcttactCATactcataaaattttaatttttcattttatttttttaattatttcataaatcataaaaaaattatgtgagtGTGTCTATATGGTTACGTgaccaaatataattttttttagtcatactcacaaaattttcattttcattttattcttttaattattccataaatcatcaaaaaattatatgaatgtGTCTATATGATCACGTGACCATGAAAATTTTGCTCTCGTGCACATGAGAATCCTTGGAATCTAGTATATTAATTTCTCATTGTACTGCCTTCCTTTCCTCACAACTTACTTGTATTGCCTTTGCATGTAATATATATTGGCAGCCGGTCAATACACAAATTTTCCATCAAAGGGAAGTAAATTATGTGAGCGGttaaaaaattggttttgtaGGGTTAAGTTAGGCTTaactctcaattttaagatAGTATCAGAGTCTCTTCCATAATTTATTTGACCGCATCCTATCAAGTTCATGATCGAGTCATCTACCATTTACATTCGCGCCCCAAGCTCAATAATAGGAACCTGAAAATCCTATGCAGTCGTGCAGTCACGTGTTTCTGACCGTCTGATTTCGATCGGACGGTCCATGATAAAGGCATATTTTGATTTAAGATTCGGTCTTTAAATTTTACACCGTGTCATATGGACAAAAATGCTTGACGGGATAGAATCCTGATCCCAATAATGATGGAAAGAACATGCATTTCCTTTCAACTATCAGAGTAAAAGAATTATTCAACTGTGGAATTTAAGAGTGACCATTGACCTCTCCTTCCACCTTACACATTAATGTCATATCATGCATATCATAATATTAATATACTAGTATGTATCTTAGATCTTAGATTTTTAATTCTTAATATCATATCTATAATACAATTAAACTGccaatatgaatttttatgatcAAAATTCAAACTCGTTTCCAATTAAACTGCCAATAATCTCACTTCTTCTATTCCAATGTCTTTCCAATTGTTCCCAAAATACAACAAGTATTGGTGTGATCATTGATGTTAATTCTGAAACAGGGAAACAACAGATAAAAGCCATGCAACTTGCAGCTCAAAGTTTCAATAATTATCCCAACAATCATAACATAATACTTTTCTTCCGTGACTCTGCTAGAAACCCTTTACAAGCAGCTTCAGCTGGTAAGTACTTttctgtataaaaaaaatatctttcctttttttcctttaagcATTTGGGATCTGTCTAAATTGACTTATAGGAACTTATCTACATATATAAACATTTgtgagagcttatgaaaacatcAATGATATGTCTATAAGCTTTTTAggataacatataaaaatagattattttatcttttatggTTGTTCGTTAcagttttttttagaaaaaaaaattactttttttttataaaaataatcacttttaaaaatattgcatatgtttgttacagatttagataaaaaacaaaatataaaaataatcagaaaacagccAAAAATGAGAAGTTGTtaataatcagaaaacagctaaTAATCacttttcttataattagggtccgtttggattagcttattttttagcttatgtaaacaacttatgcaatataaattaggttttatgctattttataagttcccactagtgaaaattgtacttttataaactattttatcataaactaacttataatagtacataaaaattttatttatttgcataagctattttaataagctaaaaaataagctaatccaaacgtgCCCTTGAACACTAATAttataagcgcttaattaagtttttatCCAAACATGACCTTAGTGAATAATATcttgtttctttttggttttCAGCTGAAGAATTAATTACTAAGCTGAAAGTTAAAGTGATTATTGGCATGGAAACATGGCAAGAAGCAGCTCTTGTTGCAGACCTTGGAGCCAAATTTCAAATACCAACAATTTCATTTTCTGCTCCACCATTAGTCTCTTCATCATTGATGCAACTTCGTTGGCCTTACCTGATTAAAATGGCACAAAATCATTCTGCACAAATGAACTTCATAGCTGATATGATCCATGCTTTCAACTCAAAAAAAGTTATAGCTATATATGAAGACAACCCTTATAGTAGTGATTCTGGAATGTTAACCCTCTTATCCGAGGCGCTCCAAAAAGCTAACTCAAAGATTGAGTATCAATTAGTTCTTCcaccattcaattttttatctgATCCAAAATGGTTTGTTCTTGACGAATTGGTGAAGTTATTGCCGTTAAAATCTCGTGTTTTTATTGTACTTCAAGCATCGTTACCTATGGTGAATCATTTGTTTAGAGAAGCTAAAAGAATCGGATTATTGGAGAAAGATTCAACTTGGATAATCAATGAGGAGATTACAAGCATGTTGGACTATATAGATAAATCTATTTTATCTTCTATGGAAGGTGTTTTAGGAATCAAAACCAACTATTCTACTAGCTCTAGGGCTTATACTCAATTGTGTGAAAATTTCAAAGCTGAGAATACAGAAAAAGTTGAGTCCAAACCAGGATCAAAGGTTTTGCTAGCTTATGATAGCATTACAATTGTCACAAAGgctttagagaaaatgaattctaAATCAATTAGTTCAAAGATGTTATTGGAGGAAATGGTATCTTCCAATTTCAAGGGCTTAATTGGAGATATAAGATTCAGAGAAAGACAACTATCCTACACTCCAATATTTAGAGTCATAAAAGTTGTTGGTAACGATGAGAAAGTAACGGAATTGGACTTTTGGACACCAAAGTTGAAGTTTGCTGAATCTCTTAGTAAGAAAACAAGTGATGGTACTACAGAAACTAGGACATGGAAAGTACCTACAATTACAAACCCTTTAAAAGTTGCAATTCCTATGTATCCTATAGTCGATAAATTTTTGGAAGTCTCTCAAAATCATTCTGCTACCGGTTTTTGTATTGATCTTTTCAATGAGATCCGAGAAATTTTGAGTGACCAGTATTCCGGTCTTCCATATAGATTTTACACTTTCACTGAATCTTATGATACTATTATACCTAAAGTCATAGATGAGGTAAACTCAACATTATGCTATTGTCaacttgtatttttttgtttcatgatTTCATTTGTCTCTTTCAAGATATACATTTCACACACAAATGACATAACAAAACATAGCATGTAGATCAAATATCGTAGTTTCTCAAAACTAAGTGTATATTGGAATTGACGGTGATTTTGGCAAAAACTACATTTTGAAGATTAAACAAAATCAGTGTCATTGTGTCAAATTCATCGTGATTCGAAACATGCACtaaagcaaaagaaaatatgTAGAAGGAAGCTAATACTATTGCAGACCTATGATGCTATTGTAGGAGATATAACAATACTTGCCGAGCGATCAAGGAATGTATCATTCACTCAACCATATACTGAGTCGGGCTTATCACTCATATTTCCTGCAGAAAATGATGATTCAGCATGGTTGtttatgaaaccatttagctgggaAATGTGGTTTGCAACTGTTGTTATCCTCATCTACACAATGTTTATCATTTGGTTGTTGGAACATCACTTGAATCCTAAATCTGGTGGACCATTGAAAAACCAGATCAGCACCATTACGTGGTTTActttttcttctctattttttGCTCACAGTAAGTATTGATTACAAAAGTTCATaactttctcattttctttttcgCTATATTTCTTAGAATTTTGGTTGCGTCTAactcaacttttacaaaaccggcttgtaatgCGAAGACTGCCCCCAGTTATAAACTTAGGTTCCGGTTTTATCCTATCCAATATGAGACTCTTGAGCTTCAGGTTCTTCATGTCAttaatatcgaggcctaactcatccttacaaaaccggcttgtaaggtgagggttgcctCCTCTtcataaactcttctcaagaatcctatgtatccgatgtgggactaaatcccaccgagtgtttgCCGCTAACACTTCACTTGTAAATTCCTTTTGCAAACTAATTACGGGATACTTTTGGCTTCCTAGCACCAAAGGTTGTAGACCTTCTAAAACGAGTTCAAAGGGTCATGCATAACAATGTTGTGTTGCTTAAGTCTATGGATGTAGTTTTTCAAAGGTTGGATTTTGCTATACAGAAAGGTTTAGCGGAGCAGCTTGTGGCCTGTCTACCTTtcgttcatgtatatatatatataaagccTTCCTGTTATCATATTTGGAAGTAAGATTACATGATACTTGATTCTTATGTATTTCAGGGGAGAAAATAAACAGCAACTCAGCCAGAGTAGTAGTTGGAGTATGGTTATTTCTTGTGTTGGTTCTAACCTCAAGCTACACTGCAAATCTTTCATCATTGCTTACTATCCCAAAATTGAGGTCTGATAAAAACATTGAATGGCTTAAACAAAACAATCTACCAATTGGTTGTGCTAGCACCAGTGCTTTTCTAAAGGACTACTTGATCCAAGTATATAATATACCTAGGCACCAAATTGTCGATGTTGAGGGTGAACGTGACTATATGGATAAAttcaagaacaaaaaaatttctG
Coding sequences within it:
- the LOC123897574 gene encoding glutamate receptor 2.7-like, translating into MNFFAQTSNSVPNSLLWLTLIISLFLFQCVADSSQTTSVGVIIDVNSETGKQQIKAMQLAAQRFNNYSNNQNIILFFRDSARNSLQAASAAEELITKEEVKVIIGMETWQEAALVADLGAKFQIPTISFSSPPLLVSSSSTQLRWPFLIQMAQNHSIQMNYIADTVHALNSQKVIVIYEDNPYSSDFGMLSLLSEALEKANSKIEYQLVLPPFNFLSDPKWFVLDELLKLFPLKSRVFIVLQASLPMVNHLFREAKKIGLLEKDSSWIINEEITSMLDCIDKSVLSSMEGVLGIKVNYSTSSSAYTQLCENFKAEHTEKVESKPGSKVLLAYDSISIVTKALEKMKTNSISSKMLLEEMVSSNFNGLIGNIRFKERQLSYTPILRVIKVVINDKKLTELDFWPPNLKFAASDGTTETKTWKVPTHTNPLKVAIPMYPSGDKFLKVSQNHSATGFCIDLFNGIREILSDKYSGLPYRFYTFTESYDTILPKVIDGTYDAIVGDITILSERSRNVSFTQPYTESGLSLIFSAENEDSAWLFMKPFSWEMWFATIGILIYTMIILWFLEHHLNPKSGGPLKNQISTTMWFTFSSLFFAHREKINSNSAKVVVGVWLFLVLVLTSSYTANLSSLLTVQKLRSERDIEWLKQNKLPVGCDNKSTFLKDYLVQVYDFPTDQVVDIENEQDIVDKFKSKKISAIFTESPYVKVFLNKHCKDYTATTAAYKFGGMGFVFQKGAPIARDFSEAILTLAENGRLQALEEYWLTPPNKCSNNSPSPKTESLTLGKFWGLYVICAATSTICLGLALLNKYFRKHNHVEDEAHQLPQRDVIAIPDNNNNNNNNNNNNNNNNNNNNNSDLKKSFRCGRVLHNGNIMTLNKSATFGGSLGVRRRNSPRLESVIISDELRNPQCAQSAVIEMM
- the LOC123897577 gene encoding glutamate receptor 2.7-like isoform X1; this encodes MNFYDQNSNSFPIKLPIISLLLFQCLSNCSQNTTSIGVIIDVNSETGKQQIKAMQLAAQSFNNYPNNHNIILFFRDSARNPLQAASAAEELITKLKVKVIIGMETWQEAALVADLGAKFQIPTISFSAPPLVSSSLMQLRWPYLIKMAQNHSAQMNFIADMIHAFNSKKVIAIYEDNPYSSDSGMLTLLSEALQKANSKIEYQLVLPPFNFLSDPKWFVLDELVKLLPLKSRVFIVLQASLPMVNHLFREAKRIGLLEKDSTWIINEEITSMLDYIDKSILSSMEGVLGIKTNYSTSSRAYTQLCENFKAENTEKVESKPGSKVLLAYDSITIVTKALEKMNSKSISSKMLLEEMVSSNFKGLIGDIRFRERQLSYTPIFRVIKVVGNDEKVTELDFWTPKLKFAESLSKKTSDGTTETRTWKVPTITNPLKVAIPMYPIVDKFLEVSQNHSATGFCIDLFNEIREILSDQYSGLPYRFYTFTESYDTIIPKVIDETYDAIVGDITILAERSRNVSFTQPYTESGLSLIFPAENDDSAWLFMKPFSWEMWFATVVILIYTMFIIWLLEHHLNPKSGGPLKNQISTITWFTFSSLFFAHREKINSNSARVVVGVWLFLVLVLTSSYTANLSSLLTIPKLRSDKNIEWLKQNNLPIGCASTSAFLKDYLIQVYNIPRHQIVDVEGERDYMDKFKNKKISAIFSESPYAKLFLNKHCKDYTATTAAYKFGGMGFVFQKGAPIAKDFSVAILTLGENGKLKDLEDKWLTPPNECSNNSASQETESLTLDKFWGLYFICAATSTICLLLALLKKYFHKHKNYEEETQPPQKNCFVCLKILPSNCFFFDTPSNCLKVRNWVCHCSEVHSSGRKAGWEVEFQGIAH
- the LOC123897577 gene encoding glutamate receptor 2.7-like isoform X2, with protein sequence MQLAAQSFNNYPNNHNIILFFRDSARNPLQAASAAEELITKLKVKVIIGMETWQEAALVADLGAKFQIPTISFSAPPLVSSSLMQLRWPYLIKMAQNHSAQMNFIADMIHAFNSKKVIAIYEDNPYSSDSGMLTLLSEALQKANSKIEYQLVLPPFNFLSDPKWFVLDELVKLLPLKSRVFIVLQASLPMVNHLFREAKRIGLLEKDSTWIINEEITSMLDYIDKSILSSMEGVLGIKTNYSTSSRAYTQLCENFKAENTEKVESKPGSKVLLAYDSITIVTKALEKMNSKSISSKMLLEEMVSSNFKGLIGDIRFRERQLSYTPIFRVIKVVGNDEKVTELDFWTPKLKFAESLSKKTSDGTTETRTWKVPTITNPLKVAIPMYPIVDKFLEVSQNHSATGFCIDLFNEIREILSDQYSGLPYRFYTFTESYDTIIPKVIDETYDAIVGDITILAERSRNVSFTQPYTESGLSLIFPAENDDSAWLFMKPFSWEMWFATVVILIYTMFIIWLLEHHLNPKSGGPLKNQISTITWFTFSSLFFAHREKINSNSARVVVGVWLFLVLVLTSSYTANLSSLLTIPKLRSDKNIEWLKQNNLPIGCASTSAFLKDYLIQVYNIPRHQIVDVEGERDYMDKFKNKKISAIFSESPYAKLFLNKHCKDYTATTAAYKFGGMGFVFQKGAPIAKDFSVAILTLGENGKLKDLEDKWLTPPNECSNNSASQETESLTLDKFWGLYFICAATSTICLLLALLKKYFHKHKNYEEETQPPQKNCFVCLKILPSNCFFFDTPSNCLKVRNWVCHCSEVHSSGRKAGWEVEFQGIAH